The Apium graveolens cultivar Ventura chromosome 6, ASM990537v1, whole genome shotgun sequence genome contains a region encoding:
- the LOC141668957 gene encoding uncharacterized protein LOC141668957 codes for MARTRMTARKRVGDAREYRRLFVRQPPQVPDVLDPEAVEAYEREHDEALLAEIEVADPAPTVGLEVFEYPETDPEEDSEEDPTEPDTEIAPPEDIPYGSTEVSSPEMMRVDVHQRSIERLLDRISAAQARVAELESETGVADLMDRMIALQARVTALTEELEAELGASTPVRTPTSSPVPVSPARTETDDGMDPILDGVAATPANSPLPPPLPVISLAVHDWVVGRYAADLTAAEARITELRDQLSIERHMRIEARARRGYPSARRVRRTIRRIEQRTIGRIHRLSPQRDLVSRREVIRVVVRAMRRIRDVTHG; via the exons atggcccgaaccaggatgactgcccgcaaacgggtaggggacgcccgtgagtaccgtagactgttcgtccgccagccacctcag GTACCCGATGTGTTAGACCCTGAGGCTGTAGAGGCGTACGAGAGAGAGCATGATGAGGCCCTTTTAGCTGAGATCGAGGTAGCAGACCCTGCCCCCACTGTGGGCTTAGAGGTATTCGAGTACCCGGAGACTGACCCTGAGGAGGACTCAGAGGAGGACCCCACTGAGCCAGACACTGAGATAGCCCCTCCTGAGGATATTCCATACGGCAGCACGGAGGTTTCGTCTCCAGAGATGATGAGGGTGGATGTGCATCAGAGGTCGATAGAGCGTTTGTTAGATCGGATCTCAGCAGCCCAGGCTCGAGTCGCTGAGCTCGAGAGCGAGACGGGAGTAGCAGATTTGATGGATAGGATGATAGCTCTGCAGGCTAGAGTCACTGCACTGACTGAGGAGTTAGAGGCGGAGCTAGGGGCATCCACCCCAGTGAGGACACCCACCTCATCCCCTGTACCAGTTAGTCCCGCACGGACTGAGACCGACGACGGCATGGACCCTATTCTTGACGGTGTGGCAGCGACTCCTGCAAATTCCCCACTTCCACCACCCCTACCAGTCATATCCCTAGCAGTTCACGACTGGGTGGTAGGTCGCTATGCTGCTGATCTGACAGCGGCTGAGGCCCGTATTACCGAGCTGAGGGACCAGCTTTCCATCGAGCGGCACATGAGGATAGAGGCCCGAGCCAGGCGAGGATACCCCAGCGCCCGACGCGTGCGCAGGACCATTCGCCGCATAGAGCAGAGGACCATCGGTAGGATTCACCGCTTATCCCCCCAGCGTGACTTGGTGAGTAGGCGCGAGGTTATTAGGGTTGTGGTTCGCGCTATGAGGCGGATTCGTGATGTTACTCATGGCTAG